In Astatotilapia calliptera chromosome 16, fAstCal1.2, whole genome shotgun sequence, one genomic interval encodes:
- the ildr1b gene encoding immunoglobulin-like domain-containing receptor 1b: protein MRNMILMALLLVRLPTELLSVTVNVPETERRTMLFASVILRCDYSTSANQQDVLVSWKFKSFCKDPVLDYYSTAYQAALQLGQDPSNDCPDRQRTVRTVIQKRGINEPILGAEYRNRRITIRNTADLVITEVMWWDNGVYFCTIDAPGDTTGDSDREVKLIVFHWLTVLLIIIGGLLLIMLFCICCCQCCPQNCCCYVRCPCCPRTCCCPEKAVMEHKMLKEARKAMLPWMNGQPIYAPISSNASSQGVPILYSDSYSDYPNKHNFAMAPMQLSPMGLQQQPPPPPLHYGNSSVRGSIHGNNQVLEYFENQVRGLDVIAPGMAPHAVQNVPPLQAQHAPPQVSYTPGPPSVLSALDEMGTRGMERRVITLPPIIQRVPSFSSRRGPGGGDGARGALRISSQSSGSTNRSAGGLHRNSRGSRDRYRSASPPRRGILRDYIDDSDRDNRRGRASHRSSRNERGSSSRHRARSRDDLMDELQSRAPRRQRSYSPPLHRNGSWSSDEEDSMRRKGGKGKDWSELPPSYHSIDIQPPRSNNQKNYDRLSDRSSHSNTTVVI from the exons ATGCGAAATATGATCCTGATGGCGCTTCTGCTGGTTCGCCTGCCAacag AGCTGCTGTCCGTTACAGTGAATGTTCCAGAGACGGAGAGGAGGACGATGCTGTTTGCCTCTGTGATTCTGCGCTGTGACTACTCAACCTCAGCGAACCAGCAGGACGTCCTGGTCTCCTGGAAGTTCAAATCCTTCTGTAAAGACCCCGTACTGGATTACTACTCCACAG CCTATCAGGCAGCTCTGCAGCTCGGTCAGGACCCCTCCAATGACTGCCCGGACCGCCAGCGCACCGTTCGTACTGTCATCCAGAAACGGGGCATCAATGAGCCCATCCTGGGTGCGGAATACAGGAACCGCAGAATTACAATTCGAAACA CTGCTGATCTGGTCATCACTGAGGTGATGTGGTGGGATAACGGTGTGTATTTTTGCACCATTGATGCTCCCGGTGACACAACAGGGGACTCGGATCGTGAAGTCAAGCTCATCGTTTTCC ACTGGCTGACGGTCCTGTTAATCATCATCGGTGGTCTCCTGCTCATCATGCTCTTTTGCATAtgctgctgtcagtgctgcCCGCAGAATTGTTGCTGCTACGTCCGCTGCCCTTGTTGCCCTCGGACATGCTGCTGTCCAGAAAAAG CTGTGATGGAGCACAAGATGCTGAaagaagctcggaaagctatgTTACCCTGGATGAATGGTCAGCCCATTTATGCTCCCATCAGCTCCAATGCTTCCTCCCAGGGCGTTCCCATTCTGTATTCAG ATTCATACTCAGACTACCCAAACAAGCACAACTTTGCCATGGCTCCCATGCAGCTGTCACCCATGGGCCTACAGCAGCAGCCGCCACCTCCTCCTTTACACTATGGCAACAGCAGTGTGCGTGGCAGCATTCATGGTAACAACCAGGTGTTGGAATACTTCGAGAATCAAGTGAGAGGGCTTGATGTCATTGCACCAGGGATGGCTCCTCATGCTGTCCAGAATGTGCCTCCATTACAGGCTCAGCATGCTCCTCCACAAGTTTCCTACACACCAGGGCCTCCGAGTGTGTTGTCAGCACTGGATGAGATGGGGACGAGAGGGATGGAGAGAAGAGTGATCACCCTGCCTCCTATTATCCAGCGTGTACCCAGCTTTTCTTCACGCAGGGGCCCTGGTGGTGGAGATGGAGCTAGGGGGGCTCTCAGGATATCCAGCCAGTCCAGTGGGAGTACAAACCGCTCAGCAGGTGGTCTCCACCGCAACAGTCGTGGATCAAGAGACAGATACAGAAGTGCGTCTCCTCCCAGGCGGGGAATCCTGCGTGATTACATTGATGATTCGGATAGGGACAACAGGCGGGGAAGAGCATCTCACAGGAGTTCAAGGAATGAGAGAGGGAGTTCGTCCAGGCACCGTGCCCGAAGTCGCGATGACCTCATGGATGAGCTACAAAGCAGAGCTCCTCGTAGGCAGAGGAGCTACTCACCTCCCCTGCACCGCAACGGGTCCTGGAGCTCAGATGAAGAGGACAGTAtgagaagaaaaggaggaaaagggAAGGACTGGTCAGAGTTGCCTCCCAGCTACCACTCCATCGACATTCAGCCTCCACGCAGTAACAACCAGAAGAACTACGACCGCCTTTCT GATCGAAGCTCCCATAGCAACACCACTGTAGTCATCTGA